The Chitinophaga pinensis DSM 2588 region TAATCCTACTGGTACCATCGTTGATAAAGATAAACTCAAAGCTTTCTGCGAAAGGGTATCTCAGAAAGCCACCGTATTCGTTGACGAGGCTTACATCGATTATCTGCCGGATGCAGATAGTACCACGCTTATCGGCAATGTCAAGAAAGGACAGAACATCATCGTAGCACGTACCTTTTCTAAAGTATACGGTCTGGCAGGGCTACGTATCGGATATATCATTGCACCGCCTGCCATCATTGCCAGGTTACAACCGAATACCTCCTGTAGCTGGGCAGCTCTTTCCGCTCCAGCTATCAGCGGCGCCCTGGCCAGTTACCAGGACAAAGCCTATATGAAAGAAGTCGTGGCTAAAACAATTGAAAGCAAACAATTCCTGTACGACACGCTGAAAGCAGAAGGTTATTCATACATCCCATCGCATACCAACTTTGTCATGTTCCCACTCAAAATGGACGGAGAACGCTTCCAGGAAGAAATGATGAAACGGAGTGTCGGACTGCGTAACTGGAAAATGAATAATAGTCACTGGTGCAGGATCAGCATCGGACGAATGGATGAAATGCAGGCATTCGCAGCCGCATTCAAGGAATTATCTTAACAAAATCATTGTATGAAAAAATATCTGCTGACATTACTCTGTTCTTTCCTCGTACTGCAATTGCTGGCGCAATCCCGCCCC contains the following coding sequences:
- a CDS encoding pyridoxal phosphate-dependent aminotransferase codes for the protein MSTTNSMNRRNWLKTTALFTGGFTMLPPVLSRLQAAPVASNSTAYATDFTISPKLPVNLKARLFANENPFGPSPAAKKAIMEAVTTSYQYPIRLIPELEEKICAYEGITPDMLMISSGSSPLLLGTAVSLLGSGGNIVTADPTYDDLPTRCEKVNAKWVRVPLTKDYTHDLDAMERAITSDTKLVYICNPNNPTGTIVDKDKLKAFCERVSQKATVFVDEAYIDYLPDADSTTLIGNVKKGQNIIVARTFSKVYGLAGLRIGYIIAPPAIIARLQPNTSCSWAALSAPAISGALASYQDKAYMKEVVAKTIESKQFLYDTLKAEGYSYIPSHTNFVMFPLKMDGERFQEEMMKRSVGLRNWKMNNSHWCRISIGRMDEMQAFAAAFKELS